A stretch of Microscilla marina ATCC 23134 DNA encodes these proteins:
- a CDS encoding DUF1987 domain-containing protein yields MKYYTKQQIVMQNRFFMQEGEHTPCIDFNLETMTFRIEGSSFVEFPSVIYSKAINWLEAFLKSPPISSLQLTLKLSYFNTKFRYVLFDIFTVLSQKQVKAIINWYITPDITDSKEDGEFFHECFPELEFHFIESHATR; encoded by the coding sequence ATGAAATATTATACAAAACAGCAAATCGTTATGCAAAATCGTTTTTTTATGCAAGAGGGAGAACATACTCCCTGTATTGATTTTAATTTAGAAACCATGACATTTAGGATAGAGGGAAGTTCTTTTGTTGAATTTCCTTCTGTTATTTATTCTAAAGCCATCAATTGGTTGGAAGCTTTTTTAAAGTCCCCTCCTATATCTTCTCTACAACTTACCCTAAAGCTATCTTACTTTAATACAAAATTTCGCTATGTTCTCTTTGATATCTTTACTGTTTTATCTCAAAAACAAGTCAAAGCCATCATCAATTGGTATATCACGCCTGATATAACTGATTCAAAAGAAGACGGAGAGTTTTTTCATGAATGTTTTCCTGAACTTGAGTTTCATTTTATAGAAAGCCACGCTACAAGGTAA
- a CDS encoding serine hydrolase domain-containing protein — TQAIYYNFAGIYDYKIFDNSTIEVGKYQPLPIAQHQLILPVESLQSIKNYKTVAFLVVRNDSIQYEGYWDGHQQTSISNSFSMAKSVISLLVGIAIKEGKIKSIDQKVGDFLPQFKEGKSNQLSIRHLLTMSAGLSWNEGYSGLTSITTQAYYGQSLERVLKKANVVEKPGKRTNYQSGATQILGFILEKATGDSIAKYLSDKLWKPLGAHKKALWSLDTKNGHEKAFCCFNSTARDFARLGLLVLNKGKWKGTQLVPEAYIQEATMPATHLIAETGTQINNYYGLHFWFLEYKGMQIPYMRGILGQYIFIIPQKNAVVVRLGHQRDAENGEYDAPKDIYKYLDIVLNILK, encoded by the coding sequence TTACGCAAGCGATTTACTACAACTTTGCGGGAATATATGACTACAAAATATTTGACAACAGTACTATAGAGGTTGGCAAATACCAACCCTTGCCAATAGCCCAACATCAACTAATATTGCCTGTAGAAAGTTTGCAATCAATAAAAAATTACAAAACAGTAGCTTTTTTGGTTGTAAGAAATGACTCTATACAATATGAAGGTTATTGGGATGGTCACCAACAAACCTCCATATCCAACTCATTCTCGATGGCAAAAAGCGTCATTTCTTTGCTTGTGGGTATTGCTATCAAAGAGGGCAAAATAAAGAGCATTGACCAAAAGGTGGGTGATTTTCTGCCTCAGTTCAAAGAGGGAAAAAGCAACCAGCTAAGCATTCGTCACTTGCTTACGATGAGTGCAGGCTTAAGTTGGAATGAGGGTTATTCTGGGTTGACCTCCATTACCACCCAAGCTTACTACGGCCAAAGCCTGGAAAGGGTATTGAAAAAGGCGAATGTTGTAGAAAAACCTGGTAAGCGTACTAATTACCAAAGTGGTGCCACCCAAATACTAGGGTTTATACTTGAGAAAGCTACTGGGGACTCTATAGCAAAGTATCTGTCTGACAAGCTCTGGAAACCTCTTGGAGCACACAAAAAAGCCTTGTGGTCATTAGATACAAAAAATGGACACGAAAAAGCTTTTTGCTGTTTCAATAGTACAGCCAGAGACTTTGCTCGCTTGGGTTTACTGGTGCTCAACAAGGGGAAGTGGAAAGGAACCCAATTGGTGCCTGAGGCATATATACAGGAAGCGACCATGCCAGCGACACATCTTATAGCTGAAACTGGTACCCAAATAAACAATTATTATGGGCTCCACTTTTGGTTTCTTGAATATAAGGGAATGCAAATTCCTTATATGCGAGGTATTTTGGGGCAATATATATTCATCATTCCTCAAAAGAACGCAGTAGTGGTTCGTTTGGGGCATCAAAGAGACGCAGAGAACGGAGAGTATGATGCTCCAAAAGATATTTATAAATACCTTGATATTGTCCTAAATATATTGAAATGA